The genome window AAGAAGGTGTTTCTTATCCTGCCACTTTAGTTACAACAGGTGATCATGATGACAGGGTAGTTCCTGCCCACTCATTTAAATTTGCTGCGGAATTACAAGCCAAACAAGCAGGAAGCTCACCAGTGTTAATTAGAGTAGAAACAAATGCTGGTCATGGCGCAGGAACACCAGTGTCAAAAACTATTGAGCAATATGCCGATATCTGGGGCTTTACTCTTTATAATATGGGTATAAAAGAGTTGAACTGATTTTTTTTATTGTTCAGTTACAAAATATATTAACGTATAAAGCGGCCAGTTATTTTTAATAACTGGCTTTTCTGTTTATATAAGTTCGCGTTGCTAACTTAACTTTTGCTTCCTCTTTCTTGGTTACCTGATAAAACCTCACTTGATGAGTTAACAACCCGCAAGCGGCCTTTTAGGTCTTAAGTAATCAACCCTTAGGATTTCGTAGATTTGCTCTATTTTTTAACTCCAATACCTTTAATTTGGGTTAGTTCATTGATACTTGCATTGAATATCGGATTAACTCTGAGTAAATGATTTAATAGCCGTTACCCTAGAGTTATACCAATATTTGGCAAACCTTCTTATACCTGTTTTTTGAAGACATTTAGGTTAATAACCTACTCGAGACAAATTTTCTATTTTCATCCCCAGCTTTTGTTTGGGCTGAAAAATCGTTAAATTAATTGTTTCTGATTTATTGGAAGAGCGTAAAATTGATATGTTATAAAGCAAACCAACGGTGACTAATGCACCTAAAACAGCATGTCGATGAATATGATAGTTTTCAATATCAGCAGCACGACCTTCTAAAATAAATGCTGTAGTGTAATTACTTTTAGCAAGACGCGATGCTTGTTGAAATATGCGCCCTGAAATTATTGAAACAATTAAATCAGCCATAGATTTTCTTTCAATTAACAGCCAGTCGTCGATAATGTAATCTCCAAGGGATAACTGTTTAATATCTAACTGAATTTCTTGATTAGTTTCGAGTGTGGTTAAAATGCCAGACGCTTGTTCGCGACAATCCGCAATAATATTAATTTTTTCATCTAACAATCCTTGTTAATAAAATTCTGATCTAATTATAGACAGTTAACGATGTTTTGCTTGCTAGTATCAACGACTGCATGGTTAGGTCATTCAGCAACACCAATAATTGTAAATAAATTACCTTATTTCAACCTTCAAAGGTCTCATTAACGCCTTTTTTGTTCAAGGAATCAACATCCTCCATCGTGTTACAAAAGGATTACACACCAGTCTGTAAAAATGCATAAAATCATACCAATATGTATATTGAATGGTGTGTCAGATGAAAAAGTTAGCTGCCGCAGTAATTGCTATCGTAGTTCTTACCCTGATTATTAAAGCGAATGGCGGATAAAACAAAATTGATAAGCCATAGAGGTTTTCAGTTTGCTTTATATTTAACATTGGCAAATCTATGAGGCTAGTGGGGGACTCGAAAGAATTTCGGTAAATTGATGTTTCTGACGCTTAAGTATTAACAAGTTTGAGAAGAACAGAAAAATGTTCCTGTCACTGAACATTTTTATGCCAATAACAGGAACTACCGTCGATTTATTTTCAGGAATATTAATAGGCTGAAAGCATTAACTTCCTTCCTCTTAATCCTTAATGTAATAACGTTCGGCTAGGGTACCGGACTGATTAGACACTACAATTTGGGTGTTGTTGTCAATTTTTTGAATACCAGATAACACCTCATTTGATGAGTTAACCACTTGTAGGCTACCATTACTAATTGCTTGAATATGTTGATTTATATCATCAACGGTCACTAACAGACCTTTGCCTATGGTTTTGTTTTTATAGTTGATGTCAATGGTTGCTGATTTTAACAAACCGCCGATAATCGATATTTCTTCTGCGCCATATATTGGGTATTTACCCATAACAGGCGCATCAGCAAAGGTTTTGGTACTATGTAATCGAATGCGCACAAACCTTGCTTCCAGTGCAAGTTTGTCAGTGGTATTAGCAATGACATTGTTTGAGGTTTTGTCTGTTACTACTTGATAACTTTCTGAAAAATTATCAAAGGTTTGCTCAAAGTCATTTGCCGTTTCAATACTATATGCCATCGGACCTGGTTCAATCATTGATACGCTTTGCGGCCAGACAATTTCAATATGATCTAGATAATATTCTGCTCCTAAATCTATTTTCCACCAGTGTGGACCTTTGCCCATAGCGTTCCAAATATTCACCTCGTCCATGTCATCAATGTTGCCAGTGATAATGCCATCATTGGCTTTAGCAGCACTCATTACTGGAATATCAATTGGACCAATAGATAACGGAGCAGCTATTTCTGCGCTGGCAGATGTTGCTTTAAACACCGAGATAGCGGCGGCTAAAAATTCATAATCCTGGCTAGTTTTACCATCTTGTGCCAACACCCTGATGATACTACCTGTGCCTAAAGGGTGTGGTAACTGACCATTGATTAAACTCACCTTGCTGTCTCTTGGAAATTCAACTACACGCTCTAGCTGAGCAAATGTGATGCCATCGGGTAGATTATAAACTTTGCCGTTGATGGTATCTATGCCTAATAACGTTGAAGTGATAGCAGTATCAGTACTATTTACTCTGGTTAAAGTAATACTATCTACTACATCACCATTACCATTGCGCGCGATGATATTATTTTCACCTAAACTGAGCGGCACATTTTGCCAAATTATTTTTCTTTCATCGTTAAGGTTTTTTATACCAATTGATTTATCATTAACGATAAGCTCAACCGCTGGTTGATTACTGTAAACCT of Thalassotalea fonticola contains these proteins:
- a CDS encoding ERCC4 domain-containing protein — protein: MLDEKINIIADCREQASGILTTLETNQEIQLDIKQLSLGDYIIDDWLLIERKSMADLIVSIISGRIFQQASRLAKSNYTTAFILEGRAADIENYHIHRHAVLGALVTVGLLYNISILRSSNKSETINLTIFQPKQKLGMKIENLSRVGY